ATGTTTGTCATTATATAACTTTATTTATTTGGATATGGGAGACGTTTTGCAGCATACTTGTTGAGTTTGTTGGATTGCATAAAGAGGTCATCCTATAGGTCCTATGGCAGCATAGGGTGGTCCGTATTAATTGTGAGTCACATTTGTCATCGTTCATACATATGAGATACTTTCGATATAATTTAACTAACTTTTTTTTATAATACCAAAGTGCTTCTAGCCCAGCGGTATTTGGTCTTCCTGAAGGTTGAGGTTCAAGTCTCGTCGTAAAAGATATGCTGGACGATTTCGTGTATATTAGATATGAATTGGCTTTTATGAGAGTAAGACCAAGGATGATATTCAATGGGTGATAATAATTATCCCgatatatttgttgaatgttgaTGGTGATACATTTGTTGATCAGTCGAGGAGACAATATATTAAATGTATAACTCTTTATTATATTGTTATAAGTCACTTTATGATGTTAGTTTTTTGGCATCCACCTAGGATGAATAAGgaatatgaaaaaaataaataaataaataaataagaagagGTGTCATGTATGAGAATGCATATAAAAAGGTTGTGATTTATGAAGATGCCAAAAGAAAAcccttaaataattaataattttattatattggCATACAAGGTGGATTGAATGAGAAAGAAGAGAGTAAAGAGGATCACGAGGGGGACGTAGAAAAATAAGTAAAGAAGGTATTTTGTTTaagaaatatttaatttttttagcaATCAatcattttactttatttttatttaggATGGATCCGTTGTCGATAAGGGCCTACGTACATGACACCAAAAATTATGAATCAAACTAAAGCGTGATAGACGCCTCGTAGGCAGTAGCCTATTTAAAATCACGCTTTATGATCCATGCATTGTGGTATGAAAAAATATTTGCTCCGAACAATAAAAGGGATGCAACAACCCTttcttttgtatatatatttgaatATGGGGTTGGCTAAAAAGACACCTCATTTTATCATATGGGGTAACTTTGGGTCGGTTTTTGGATGATCCATAACTCTCTTGTTTCACGTGGTTGGCTAGAAACTCGTGTAAATAATCTTATAAGTATTAAACTGGAAGATATAATAAAATGCATCGATGTTTGTTAAAATGTTCCCCTTTGTCAAATGTCAACAACATATAACTATGTGGAGCCTTTTACCTACTAAATACTCAACTTCCCGGCTAAAGGTGGGCAGTTATTCCCATCCATTTTATGGATTAGTTTGTATGTTGTAAATTTAATGCCATTTGTAAATAGGTCCAAGCCCTCATATGTAGATTTGTAGGTCTATATTCATATTCATAAAAGCTATTATAATATTCATATCATTGTGTAGGCATTATTTCCCTTAAACAGTAACAATAGTCGCCATTGTGTGTATTGTTTCCTTCAATGGTAACAGTAATCATTGGCTGTATGGAGCTGACTACATGGACTTTAAAAGTTTACAAGAGTTCGATTTTAGAAGTCATAAATGGGAAAATCTTGAAAAAGGTTACTAGTTCTATAGCCAACAACAATTAGTTCTTAAAGTTATGCATTATTGGACATGGACAAAAATTGGACATGTGAATTTGAATATTCAACTTGCCGAAGGCATGCCTCAGCAAGTTAACGGAAAAGATTGTGggatttttttttttccaaattggcATAAGATATCCATTTTTCAGCtggttttatttgtttttaacatcattattcttttttttagatctctactaccataaCTCTTCCATAATTCACCTGTCAACTTTCTGGTTAACCACCATCACCATGCACGTGTCGGTGGCCCAAATTTCCCAGTTCTTAGTTATAATTAACATTTAACAAATAACGATTAAATAGTCTGCTTTCTGACACCACTTTGTTTTGTTTATTACAAGTGTAGCCAATGCAAGTGGAAACCATAAAAATGACAAACTTTCTGCCCATTACGTAATCAATGATTCATCTATCATAAATCTTAGTAGACTACTCACTCTTTACAAAATAAACATGTTTGAATGCAAATTGACTTGCTCAAGACAGAACGAAAAGAATAAACAAACAAGATAGTGGTGAAGGCTAGTGGGCCTCCCTCTCCACACCCCTCCAATCATTGATAAAAACAGATTTGCTAATCCATCGCCATCAATCCACATAATAAATCTCCCAAAACAACCACAACTAACTGTCAACAGCTTTTGCCTCTTTCTTTGGAACAAACTTTCTTTCCCAAAAGTCAAAATTCCAAAATATATAACATGCCAAAAAAAGGATTACCTTTACAAAATTGGGATCCACCCTAATTACATAATTCCAAACGAAACCTGCTTTCTTTAACTTTAACCTAAACAAGAACAACATAAACCAGCGGCACACTgtcagtattttcaacatttaCCCTAAATTCAAAATATAATGGTAATAAAAAGTGGACTTGATGCAAAAAAACATAAAACGACAGGGACCAAATTCGTAATTtaagaaaagagaacaagaccTTTTCTTGTCTTGGTGGGTTTAATGACAGGTGGAGTAGACCTTCTATCTGATTGGGGGACCGTTTTCATGGGCTTGGGCTTCTTTGTGGTGGTGGATATGAAGCCTGATGGAAGAAGAGCTTCTACAGCTTCCCTTTGGTGTTTCCTTTTAGAAACAGCCTCAACACTAACACGCTTTTTTTCTACTTCACTACACCCTCCTCTACTTTTTTTATCCACACCCATATTTCCACCTTTTTCACGTGTCACTCCATCTTCATCATTGCGTTTCTTTTCTGCTGATGATGATGAATCATattgtttttttgcttttttcttttctttatctACACCTAAACTGAAATTACCATCATTACTAAACCTTTTCCTCTGTTCATCATGTCTGTTAGCCTTCTTCCCATTTTTAGTAACCTGTCTCGAAACATCATGTTTACTATCTGGAACATAATTGCTACTACTCTTTAGTGAGTTAAACACAGAAACATACGGTTTTTTAACTGATAAAACCAAATTTCTCTCATGAGCATCGTTAACAAGTGCACCCCAGTTTTTATTTGTCTGTAACGTTCTCACGTTTCCCAAAATCCATAACGAGTGTTTTGCCCTAGTCAAAGCTACATTCATTCGTCTGACATCAGCAACAAACCCGATGCTTTTCGAGTTTGTTTCCTTTGTTCCGGAAGGTGGGCCTGCTGCCCTAACTGTTGATACTACAAGTATGTCCACCTCACGCCCTTGAAAACCATCAACAGTGTTGAGTTCCATTTCTTCCATTATTTCAGACCCAAATGCATTCAAAAAACGTGTGCGTAAAAGTGAAAGCTGAGATCTATAAGGTGTTATGATCCCAATCCTTCCTCCAACAAACTCCAATGGATAACTGTCAAAACCAACAAAAACTTTAAAACTATTTATTGATGAAGAGCAAAATTTACCCAAAGAAAAATATACCTTCTCCTGAAAAACCTTAAAAGTTCAACTGCAGCATCAGCTTCACACTCATTGTAAAGAGACCCAGAGTTTTTACCATGAAGCTCTTGTCCATCTACAACATCAAAGAATAAATAAGGCCCGAGACCTTTTGTTTTGTGAAATGGTTTTTCTTTGGTGGACATTTCATCTCCATTCAGTAAGTTGCCATCGTAAAAATGCAAAGAAGGAAACCGACATATCTCCGGATGCATCCTATACTGTAACAAGTAAAAACTAATAATTAGTAAATTCTAAAAAAAACTTACAGTGGAAGcaaagtttatatatatacaagtcTACCTGCTTTGTAAGCATAGTAACAGGGTGTCCAGCTTTTTGTAAGCGTTCAAACATACTACATTGATACCGATATTTACTTGCAACATCAGAGAGAACAGTTGCAGGTAGTTGCTTTGGATCACCAACCATAATACTCTTGCTACCCTTTGATTTCAACAGCTGAAGTGGAATCAAAGTAGCAGGTTCCAAAGCCTGACAAGAACAATATAATCTTGAGTCAAGTCAAACCAggtcaaacaaaataaaaaaaggaaagaaaatcaAAATAGGAACGTACTTGAGCGGCTTCATCGATTACAACAGCATCAAACAATGAAGATTCAGATGAAGTGCTGAACTTATGAGTTGACATGGATTCAGAGCACACCGAATAAAGATCTCCACCACATCCACTCAATGTTGTTATCACAATTTCAGCTTCTTTTAGTATCGATTTACGCAATTTAAGTTTTAAAGCTTTTGTTTTTTCGTAAGATTTCTTCTCACGTGACTGAGCAGCAGCGAGATCGATGTAGACTGATTTCTTTTCACTGTATAGTGATCTTAATTTCACCCCAATTTCCACATCAGACATTTCCTTCACGTCCACGTCATCATCTCCTTCAAGAACTTGTTTTGAGTCGGGGTTTCCATTGCTTAAGTTAGCCCGTTTGGCTTCAAGAAACTTAATCCGATCAACCAACTTTTCTAGCTTCAAACGAAGAGCATTAGAAGAATGAGAATCCGCATCATCACTTTTCACATCACCTCCAGCATTACTCTCCTCAGTCAAACGTTGGTCAACGAGGGTGTCGATGAAGAAAGGAAGAGAATTTTGATGAACTGTTTTTGAGTTCCCAACCCTAACAAGATACGGCTTGTACATTGTTCCATCACTTGCGTATAATCCATGACATGAAATTCTTGACACGAGTTCATCAACAGCAGCATTTGATTGTGCACAAATCAGAACTCTACCTCCTCCACCATTAGTAGGTCTGGAGTTTTTATCCTCTACATCCTTCAGTTGTTTGGCCAAGGCTGCATCCTGCCAGGCCCGTGCAATCGCAACAGATTGACTCATTTGCCCTTTAGGTCTTGAAACATTTACACCACTTTCAGTTCTTGTTCCAGTGTTGTTGACTTTGGTCAACGAAAGCAAAGCACTGACAATGGCTACAATTGTACGTGTTTTTCCAGTACCTGGAGGACCTTGTATAAGAGATAGATCATGAACATCATCACTTTTCAACCCTACAGATCTTGTGACACTGCTTATGGCTTGAAGTTGAGAGTCGTTAAATGATGATTCTAGAACTTTCTGTAAAGGTGGGGAGAGCTTGCTCAAATTTGTTCTTGATTTAACGACATTAGGCTGGTTGTTAGGGTTTAAGATGGTGGAAATGAGAGGAATACTGTGTATTGATGAAAGTGCTTGAAATTCTCTAAGTTGTGAAGTGATACTCATGATGCGATGAATGTACCACTTGCTTCTTTCCATTAAGAGCTTTTTAGCACGATTTAGACGCGAAGATCCGGTTTGAAGATAGAATTTGATCATTAAAATGCTTGATCTTCTTTTATAATCTTTCTCGCATCTTTCCACCTTTCCAACCATGTGGACATCATTAGAGGATTTTTGAAAAGGATGTCTGGTAAACAATACAAGGTCGTTTTCGACACAGCTTCTAGAACCTTCTAGATCTTTGTCATCATGGACACAACGAACAACATGAAAGTCATCGACTCTTTCAACAGACATCACGGAGAGACTTCCACATGACATCTCATCTGAAGAAGTCAACTCCGTGAACGAACTGTGTAGCTGTGCTTTTAACTCTTCCAACACCAAAGGACGGAAAACTGCCACGTAATCATCTGGAGATTGGAAAGAAACAGGAACCTCTTTTAGTTTCCCTGTTTGATTCTTTTCTACAGTTGACGAAACTAACCCTACTGTAGCAAAATAATCCATCTCTAATATAGGTCTGAACCAATCGTCTAGTCTTAGAGGTTTAAACCTCTGTTGTCCAACACGCATTCTATTTTGGGAAGCTCGGTTTTCAAATGGCATGTTTAGTTGGATGACCTGGCGTTTTGGGCCACTTAATTTTGCAAGGTGTGATTGATGATGCCTTGCGGATTTTAATGCAAATTCCCATGGATCATCTTTAGCATCAAATACCAACTCCTTGATTGCTCTATTGTCACTTTTTGGTGGAATCTTTTTGATACCTTGGTTAACCCTTGTTTCATCAGATACATTCTTCAAACTTGATGCACGCTGATATGGAACTGAATTTTCCATTTTAGAAGTAAGATTTTCTGAAGATGATTTTGTCAAACAAGGTTTTTTCTGCACATCAGATGATTTTCCTTTACTTGTGCCTTGTACAGACTTCTCTATAGAAATAGAAGATGATCTTACTCTTTCCACATCCACAttattctcagcctccacctgtGTTGTTGAAGTTGGAACCTTAAAAGAAATATTCTTAGCTGCATTAAGTTGTGAAGCTTTTTCAGCAGTTTTTGAGCCCATAGCTTCTTCTACATCTAATGATGAATGACTTGAAACACTCACAGTGTCGATGGAATCTTTTACATCGATCTCGTCATCTGAAAGAATTATCACACTTTCTCTCTCTGTTTTGGCACTAAAATCTGAATCCAAAATCTCCAGATCTAAAGCTTCGACTTTTTCAGAGGATGAATTCCTTCTATTCAACAATGTGGAATTGAAGTTTGTTTCCCCATATGCATTCTTCAATGAAACGGAAAGGCATGATATCTGACTGGTTAATTCATCAACCGGAATGTCTTCTGCAAGCAAAATGTAAAACATGAACTTGAATTTGTTAACGCAAAAACTAATAGCAAAACATAAAAATTAGAAAAGAatatatcaatggaaacataccaGATTGAATAAGTTTCTCAATGGCCATGATATCAGATGTTTTATCATTACATGACTCCTTAAGTAGATCAAGTAAAGAAAGCACTGCTTGTTTCCAATACCGAATTACAACAGCAAGTGTAGACTTTCCCCAATACATCAAATCATGAAGCCATTTATATCCAACTGATTTTGATACCAAAATGTCTGGATCTCCAGGTATTCTGTTCATAGATTGCTGGAGCCTTTGGAGAATGACAGGTAAGCATTCAAGTATTCTGACACATGTCATCTGAAACAACagtaaaaaaaaatgttgaacTCCATTGGTCATGCACTCATGCTATGAATACAAATGAAATTACTGAAGGAATTCAGAAAGATAGCTTAATCATACCTGGGAGATCTTGTAGTCAATGAATGTCTTCCCTTCAGACAAACATATGCAAAAAGATGGCCAAGCAACTTCTGATAATAAGCAACCAAACTTTTTCCAATGTTCAGAATTGAACTTTGACAGGTTTCCATCAATACTAGCATCCATGGATTCAAATGTAGGCTGCTGTAAAAACCCCCCTTGAGATGAAAACTTTAAATTACTATTACCATCACTTTTGCCAGATTGTACCCCTTCTGTAAGTATCTTGCATAGTACAAAAAAGAAATGA
The genomic region above belongs to Lactuca sativa cultivar Salinas chromosome 4, Lsat_Salinas_v11, whole genome shotgun sequence and contains:
- the LOC111882108 gene encoding uncharacterized protein LOC111882108 isoform X2 translates to MTKKIVTRRELLDRWRTIEEEDDEENVFDHSKQRHIQHLKEIWFSDAFNFLIYLSKDNHIWCGNWDIMGPLLETFYNYFKDDRQDSPLKLLWKRISEELQDCMQCICQHHQAKDTYAMEYELSSIGPLLDVLCRLDEERVTNQLKEMNTRIGSGKYDAVKDSAKVITVMYEVLMFPVLLDDQSLVNEFQTFIEAVDDSHELTLAGHQQYPGVYALLFLKTRRCRSIGFRLAGYMGKLRNAADLEPLQPLLKKCISFLETEAIPVNSESSRPRMQLDRITVWLGIKALLGFLDPHAFEEGILERHPSFLNIVLNHICDDSLEFSYAINCLRLLFDMLGCKLWLRATLSPSVMRDTLLGQCFHTKDEKSHKEIFDLFPPFLQSLEALQDEEHKKQRRHFLYFLLHQVTVSSNFSNLMRKKACQIALLIIHRGYKMNPSCPPFECAHMWGPSLLASLKDSSLYSSLRQPALDLIQTIIVSDASALVSSILHCQIHKTVDRNIIDFKDEDENEGLFADDTEEKDTSCWNGFSQQSQTTSSEYGGWMCIPMLWFDVLVEIDPMILPISFSKAVLWGLSRFSMVEPETIADMALPVGNWLTTRAPEVSCLFGWKAPSGSDDGGDGKESKNSVKVSTMCIPLIRTFRRFTSYFITRMEQGELQKQWSWEPRMAESLILLLVDPDDNARQVGRRILEQVSNTRGLLSCLQFLCSCSASISAVFLGLRHARELLLLDSVLQRFQSLHHFFFVLCKILTEGVQSGKSDGNSNLKFSSQGGFLQQPTFESMDASIDGNLSKFNSEHWKKFGCLLSEVAWPSFCICLSEGKTFIDYKISQMTCVRILECLPVILQRLQQSMNRIPGDPDILVSKSVGYKWLHDLMYWGKSTLAVVIRYWKQAVLSLLDLLKESCNDKTSDIMAIEKLIQSDIPVDELTSQISCLSVSLKNAYGETNFNSTLLNRRNSSSEKVEALDLEILDSDFSAKTERESVIILSDDEIDVKDSIDTVSVSSHSSLDVEEAMGSKTAEKASQLNAAKNISFKVPTSTTQVEAENNVDVERVRSSSISIEKSVQGTSKGKSSDVQKKPCLTKSSSENLTSKMENSVPYQRASSLKNVSDETRVNQGIKKIPPKSDNRAIKELVFDAKDDPWEFALKSARHHQSHLAKLSGPKRQVIQLNMPFENRASQNRMRVGQQRFKPLRLDDWFRPILEMDYFATVGLVSSTVEKNQTGKLKEVPVSFQSPDDYVAVFRPLVLEELKAQLHSSFTELTSSDEMSCGSLSVMSVERVDDFHVVRCVHDDKDLEGSRSCVENDLVLFTRHPFQKSSNDVHMVGKVERCEKDYKRRSSILMIKFYLQTGSSRLNRAKKLLMERSKWYIHRIMSITSQLREFQALSSIHSIPLISTILNPNNQPNVVKSRTNLSKLSPPLQKVLESSFNDSQLQAISSVTRSVGLKSDDVHDLSLIQGPPGTGKTRTIVAIVSALLSLTKVNNTGTRTESGVNVSRPKGQMSQSVAIARAWQDAALAKQLKDVEDKNSRPTNGGGGRVLICAQSNAAVDELVSRISCHGLYASDGTMYKPYLVRVGNSKTVHQNSLPFFIDTLVDQRLTEESNAGGDVKSDDADSHSSNALRLKLEKLVDRIKFLEAKRANLSNGNPDSKQVLEGDDDVDVKEMSDVEIGVKLRSLYSEKKSVYIDLAAAQSREKKSYEKTKALKLKLRKSILKEAEIVITTLSGCGGDLYSVCSESMSTHKFSTSSESSLFDAVVIDEAAQALEPATLIPLQLLKSKGSKSIMVGDPKQLPATVLSDVASKYRYQCSMFERLQKAGHPVTMLTKQYRMHPEICRFPSLHFYDGNLLNGDEMSTKEKPFHKTKGLGPYLFFDVVDGQELHGKNSGSLYNECEADAAVELLRFFRRSYPLEFVGGRIGIITPYRSQLSLLRTRFLNAFGSEIMEEMELNTVDGFQGREVDILVVSTVRAAGPPSGTKETNSKSIGFVADVRRMNVALTRAKHSLWILGNVRTLQTNKNWGALVNDAHERNLVLSVKKPYVSVFNSLKSSSNYVPDSKHDVSRQVTKNGKKANRHDEQRKRFSNDGNFSLGVDKEKKKAKKQYDSSSSAEKKRNDEDGVTREKGGNMGVDKKSRGGCSEVEKKRVSVEAVSKRKHQREAVEALLPSGFISTTTKKPKPMKTVPQSDRRSTPPVIKPTKTRKG
- the LOC111882108 gene encoding uncharacterized protein LOC111882108 isoform X1; its protein translation is MTKKIVTRRELLDRWRTIEEEDDEENVFDHSKQRHIQHLKEIWFSDAFNFLIYLSKDNHIWCGNWDIMGPLLETFYNYFKDDRQDSPLKLLWKRISEELQDCMQCICQHHQAKDTYAMEYELSSIGPLLDVLCRLDEERVTNQLKEMNTRIGSGKYDAVKDSAKVITVMYEVLMFPVLLDDQSLVNEFQTFIEAVDDSHELTLAGHQQYPGVYALLFLKTRRCRSIGFRLAGYMGKLRNAADLEPLQPLLKKCISFLETEAIPVNSESSRPRMQLDRITVWLGIKALLGFLDPHAFEEGILERHPSFLNIVLNHICDDSLEFSYAINCLRLLFDMLGCKLWLRATLSPSVMRDTLLGQCFHTKDEKSHKEIFDLFPPFLQSLEALQDEEHKKQRRHFLYFLLHQVTVSSNFSNLMRKKACQIALLIIHRGYKMNPSCPPFECAHMWGPSLLASLKDSSLYSSLRQPALDLIQTIIVSDASALVSSILHCQIHKTVDRNIIDFKDEDENEGLFADDTEEKDTSCWNGFSQQSQTTSSEYGGWMCIPMLWFDVLVEIDPMILPISFSKAVLWGLSRFSMVEPETIADMALPVGNWLTTRAPEVSCLFGWKAPSGSDDGGDGKESKNSVKVSTMCIPLIRTFRRFTSYFITRMEQGELQKQWSWEPRMAESLILLLVDPDDNARQVGRRILEQVSNTRGLLSCLQFLCSCSASISAVFLGLRHARELLLLDSVLQRFQSLHHFFFVLCKILTEGVQSGKSDGNSNLKFSSQGGFLQQPTFESMDASIDGNLSKFNSEHWKKFGCLLSEVAWPSFCICLSEGKTFIDYKISQMTCVRILECLPVILQRLQQSMNRIPGDPDILVSKSVGYKWLHDLMYWGKSTLAVVIRYWKQAVLSLLDLLKESCNDKTSDIMAIEKLIQSEDIPVDELTSQISCLSVSLKNAYGETNFNSTLLNRRNSSSEKVEALDLEILDSDFSAKTERESVIILSDDEIDVKDSIDTVSVSSHSSLDVEEAMGSKTAEKASQLNAAKNISFKVPTSTTQVEAENNVDVERVRSSSISIEKSVQGTSKGKSSDVQKKPCLTKSSSENLTSKMENSVPYQRASSLKNVSDETRVNQGIKKIPPKSDNRAIKELVFDAKDDPWEFALKSARHHQSHLAKLSGPKRQVIQLNMPFENRASQNRMRVGQQRFKPLRLDDWFRPILEMDYFATVGLVSSTVEKNQTGKLKEVPVSFQSPDDYVAVFRPLVLEELKAQLHSSFTELTSSDEMSCGSLSVMSVERVDDFHVVRCVHDDKDLEGSRSCVENDLVLFTRHPFQKSSNDVHMVGKVERCEKDYKRRSSILMIKFYLQTGSSRLNRAKKLLMERSKWYIHRIMSITSQLREFQALSSIHSIPLISTILNPNNQPNVVKSRTNLSKLSPPLQKVLESSFNDSQLQAISSVTRSVGLKSDDVHDLSLIQGPPGTGKTRTIVAIVSALLSLTKVNNTGTRTESGVNVSRPKGQMSQSVAIARAWQDAALAKQLKDVEDKNSRPTNGGGGRVLICAQSNAAVDELVSRISCHGLYASDGTMYKPYLVRVGNSKTVHQNSLPFFIDTLVDQRLTEESNAGGDVKSDDADSHSSNALRLKLEKLVDRIKFLEAKRANLSNGNPDSKQVLEGDDDVDVKEMSDVEIGVKLRSLYSEKKSVYIDLAAAQSREKKSYEKTKALKLKLRKSILKEAEIVITTLSGCGGDLYSVCSESMSTHKFSTSSESSLFDAVVIDEAAQALEPATLIPLQLLKSKGSKSIMVGDPKQLPATVLSDVASKYRYQCSMFERLQKAGHPVTMLTKQYRMHPEICRFPSLHFYDGNLLNGDEMSTKEKPFHKTKGLGPYLFFDVVDGQELHGKNSGSLYNECEADAAVELLRFFRRSYPLEFVGGRIGIITPYRSQLSLLRTRFLNAFGSEIMEEMELNTVDGFQGREVDILVVSTVRAAGPPSGTKETNSKSIGFVADVRRMNVALTRAKHSLWILGNVRTLQTNKNWGALVNDAHERNLVLSVKKPYVSVFNSLKSSSNYVPDSKHDVSRQVTKNGKKANRHDEQRKRFSNDGNFSLGVDKEKKKAKKQYDSSSSAEKKRNDEDGVTREKGGNMGVDKKSRGGCSEVEKKRVSVEAVSKRKHQREAVEALLPSGFISTTTKKPKPMKTVPQSDRRSTPPVIKPTKTRKG